In one Brevibacterium sp. CBA3109 genomic region, the following are encoded:
- a CDS encoding CPBP family intramembrane glutamic endopeptidase, giving the protein MRESPQRRRLTTTTLLISAGMVLGVGALVFGTAVAIGLTVPGIPAHLDTLIIVALLVQSVGTLVALAFVLRRRGHRISTIGFSRPSLRLLHLLWQIPAAVLVVLGAQLLVFAITGSEPVSDSSTDSVAGNAGSVAAIVMFLAVAIITPFWEELFFRGVIFGYVRNRLGAAGAVTLSAVVFALCHGVPILLPYMLALGLCLALLRAFHGNLWGPLGLHLAINSTASLVLLQVVFA; this is encoded by the coding sequence ATGCGCGAATCCCCACAGCGAAGGCGGCTGACGACGACAACCCTGCTCATCTCGGCAGGCATGGTCCTAGGAGTCGGTGCTCTCGTCTTCGGCACTGCCGTCGCCATCGGCCTCACTGTTCCGGGAATCCCAGCACATCTCGATACCCTCATCATCGTTGCACTGCTCGTGCAGAGTGTGGGGACGCTGGTTGCTCTGGCGTTCGTTCTGCGCCGCCGCGGACACCGAATATCGACCATTGGCTTCTCCCGTCCCTCTTTGCGCCTCCTCCACCTGCTGTGGCAGATTCCCGCTGCTGTGCTTGTCGTGCTCGGTGCGCAGCTCCTCGTTTTCGCGATCACCGGCTCGGAACCAGTCAGTGACTCATCGACCGATTCGGTCGCCGGGAACGCCGGCTCTGTCGCTGCGATCGTGATGTTCCTCGCCGTCGCGATCATCACCCCGTTCTGGGAGGAACTGTTCTTCCGCGGTGTGATCTTTGGCTATGTGCGCAATCGCCTCGGCGCAGCGGGTGCGGTCACCCTCAGCGCTGTCGTCTTCGCACTGTGCCACGGAGTGCCGATTCTTCTGCCCTATATGCTGGCCCTGGGCCTCTGCCTTGCACTGTTGCGGGCATTCCACGGAAATCTGTGGGGGCCGCTGGGCCTGCACTTGGCGATCAATTCGACTGCGTCTCTCGTGCTCCTGCAAGTCGTCTTCGCTTGA
- a CDS encoding Lrp/AsnC family transcriptional regulator: protein MNSELIVDHRSQSNDSHLAEVDLAILRELSSDARISNKDLAGRVGLAASTCSGRVSALRSRGIISGFHAQIDFGALGLHVFGMISVRMSPVGRSKMSEVIAGLLRAPETLDVFQVSGERDLLVHIATAHPTGLNAFIDEHLSDPTIAHTQTSLVFGHHRP from the coding sequence GTGAATTCGGAATTGATCGTCGATCATCGTTCTCAATCGAACGATTCCCACCTCGCCGAGGTGGACCTGGCGATTCTGCGCGAGCTCAGTTCCGATGCCCGGATCTCCAACAAGGATCTCGCTGGCAGAGTGGGATTGGCTGCCTCCACATGCTCGGGGCGGGTCAGCGCCCTGAGGTCGCGGGGAATCATCAGCGGGTTTCATGCCCAGATCGACTTCGGAGCTCTCGGTCTGCACGTGTTCGGTATGATCTCGGTGCGGATGTCTCCAGTCGGGCGGTCGAAGATGAGCGAGGTCATCGCTGGGTTGCTCCGGGCCCCAGAGACCCTCGACGTCTTCCAAGTCTCGGGGGAGCGAGACTTGCTTGTGCACATTGCCACCGCCCATCCGACGGGATTGAATGCCTTCATCGATGAGCATCTCTCGGATCCAACGATCGCCCACACCCAAACCAGCCTCGTGTTCGGACATCACCGGCCTTAG